In Dethiobacter alkaliphilus AHT 1, the genomic window AAAATATGAAAAGTAAACAAATCATCAATGCAGCAGCCGCAGGCCTCTTATGACCCAGGGACAATTTCTTATTTTTCATTTTCTTTTCCACTTCCAACCCAATGTTATATTTAGGAGTTTTTATTGTATCAAGAGCATCTTTAATTAATTTTTCGTCCGCATCGTATCTCATTTACTCTCCTCCAATCTTACATAATAAGAATTGGTTTCCTTTAATGACTTTGCCAGTTTCGCCTTTGCTCGTTCATAGCGCTTACGCAATGTTGTGGCAGGCACCTGATAAATAGATTCCAAATCTGCATAACTTGTTTCATCAATTACCCGGCTAAACACTAGCGCTCTCTCAGCAGGAGTCAATTTTAAAAGTGCATCTTTGAGATCATCTGCTATAAGATTGTCATTTGCCGGAGCTTGTAAGCTTGAAGGCACTAATGGAATTATACTCAGTATTTTTTTCTTACGCAGTATGTCAATACAGGTCGTGTAAGCAATCCGGTATAACCATGCCCTTAAAGAAGTACTGTTTTTAAAAGTATTTCTTTTATTGTAAGCTTTGATAAAGGTAACCTGGACAGCATCCTGAGCCTCCGCATAATCACAAAGTATATTGTGGCAATATCTGAGAAGGGGTTGGCCATATAGTTCTATCGCCCTATGTAGTTCAGTTTCACCGCCTGCAGCGAAGTGTTGGTCTATTTGATCATTACCCATGAAAATCTCCTTTAATATAATTGAAATCGATTTCACTATTATAACGGAAATAGCTGCTAATTTGTGACGTATTAGAAAAATTTTCTTCTCAAACAAAATAAAAACAAAATTAAGGCT contains:
- a CDS encoding RNA polymerase sigma factor — its product is MGNDQIDQHFAAGGETELHRAIELYGQPLLRYCHNILCDYAEAQDAVQVTFIKAYNKRNTFKNSTSLRAWLYRIAYTTCIDILRKKKILSIIPLVPSSLQAPANDNLIADDLKDALLKLTPAERALVFSRVIDETSYADLESIYQVPATTLRKRYERAKAKLAKSLKETNSYYVRLEESK